A section of the Castanea sativa cultivar Marrone di Chiusa Pesio chromosome 12, ASM4071231v1 genome encodes:
- the LOC142621369 gene encoding heat stress transcription factor B-2a, with protein MAPAMEQNGESATSESQRSIPTPFLTKTFQLVEDRTINDVISWNDDGSTFIVWNPTVFAKDLLPKFFKHNNFSSFVRQLNTYGFRKVVPDRWEFSNDYFRRGEKKLLCEIQRRKISTPVVSPVTVASSAVPIVKQMISPSNSGDEQVVSANSSPTRPTAPADLIDENERLRKENVQLSKELAEIRSLCNNIYALMSNFANNNNNNKKSELAGKPPLDLLPAKRYADDEETETETESSAKLFGVPIGGGGGAIAKRARESDDDDVTELRLQQPDPAKPEPLDCESNGDDHHHDGGDRKATWLVKHCHWDSNRNQRVYNGLI; from the exons atggcTCCGGCTATGGAGCAAAACGGTGAGTCAGCAACGAGCGAGTCACAGCGATCTATTCCGACGCCGTTTTTGACGAAGACGTTTCAACTAGTCGAGGACCGCACAATCAACGACGTTATCTCGTGGAACGACGACGGATCAACCTTCATCGTTTGGAACCCTACCGTTTTCGCCAAAGATTTGCTCCCTAAGTTTTTCAAACACAACAATTTCTCTAGCTTCGTTCGCCAACTCAACACCTAT ggatttagAAAAGTAGTACCTGATCGGTGGGAATTCTCGAACGACTACTTTCGCCGAGGGgagaagaagctgctgtgtgaAATTCAGCGCCGGAAGATTTCTACTCCGGTGGTGTCTCCGGTGACGGTGGCTTCATCGGCGGTTCCGATTGTGAAGCAGATGATTTCGCCGTCGAATTCCGGTGATGAGCAAGTTGTGTCGGCGAACTCGTCTCCGACGAGGCCAACTGCGCCGGCGGATCTGATAGACGAGAACGAGAGGCTGAGGAAGGAGAACGTTCAGCTTAGCAAAGAGTTGGCGGAGATTAGATCTCTCTGCAACAATATCTACGCCTTGATGTCGAACTTCgcgaacaacaacaacaacaacaagaagtcGGAGCTCGCCGGAAAACCGCCGCTCGACTTGTTGCCGGCGAAGCGGTACGCCGACGACGAAGAAACGGAAACGGAGACAGAATCGAGCGCGAAACTGTTCGGCGTTCCGAtcggcggcggcggcggtgcGATTGCGAAGAGAGCAAGAGAAAGCGACGACGACGACGTCACGGAGTTGCGGTTACAGCAACCCGATCCTGCGAAACCAGAGCCGTTGGATTGCGAGAGTAACGGTGATGATCATCACCACGATGGCGGTGATCGAAAAGCCACGTGGCTCGTCAAGCACTGCCACTGGGATAGTAATCGTAATCAGAGGGTGTACAATGGGTTGATCTAG